From the genome of Microcoleus sp. bin38.metabat.b11b12b14.051, one region includes:
- a CDS encoding precorrin-8X methylmutase — MEWHVSDAQSLGLIDNEIGDHGFSAAEYEIVRRVIYATADFEYKSLISFSDQALQAGAAALAARTTIVVDVPMVQVGITPQIQTTFANPVYCSMEALTRPQKERTRAAWGIETLARRYPEGIFVVGQAQTALSALVDLIEAEEIRPALVIGTPSGFVGVDVAKSRLHDSMIPHIRIEGRKGSAVVAVAIVNGLVDLAWQAYGQEGNS; from the coding sequence ATGGAATGGCACGTAAGCGATGCCCAGAGTCTGGGATTAATTGATAACGAAATTGGCGACCACGGTTTTTCTGCGGCGGAGTATGAAATAGTCCGCCGTGTGATTTATGCGACTGCTGATTTTGAGTACAAGTCTTTAATTAGTTTTTCCGATCAGGCTTTGCAAGCCGGGGCGGCAGCTTTGGCTGCTCGAACTACGATCGTGGTAGATGTGCCGATGGTGCAGGTGGGGATTACGCCACAAATTCAAACTACCTTTGCGAATCCGGTTTACTGTTCGATGGAGGCTTTGACGCGCCCTCAAAAGGAACGGACTCGGGCGGCTTGGGGGATTGAAACTTTGGCCAGACGCTATCCTGAGGGGATTTTTGTGGTTGGCCAGGCTCAAACTGCTTTGTCGGCGCTGGTGGATTTGATTGAGGCGGAGGAAATTCGGCCGGCTTTGGTGATTGGGACTCCTTCTGGGTTTGTTGGGGTTGACGTGGCTAAGTCGCGGCTGCACGATTCGATGATTCCTCACATTCGGATTGAGGGGCGCAAGGGTTCTGCGGTGGTGGCTGTGGCGATTGTTAACGGTTTGGTGGATTTGGCTTGGCAAGCCTACGGCCAAGAGGGTAACAGTTGA
- a CDS encoding TPM domain-containing protein, whose protein sequence is MSQFFPRQFLASAVALFLALSVWTIAPAAHAFNNPDLLPQVQTPIIDLAKALTDIEEEGLAKNLNAFEAETGWKLRVLTQYDRTPGLAVKSYWGLDNKSVLLVADPRGGNLLNFNVGDALYPLLPRTFWVELQTRYGNQFFVRDNGEDRSIIESLESIEGCLRQGGCRVVPGLPREQWVLTLITSVLGGVICGFAAQPRKPGQGVAWQWALIFSPLWGILFLAFGLGPVVTRTSDWLPVARNVAGFAIGALVAFLTPVLGKSPSEET, encoded by the coding sequence ATGTCACAGTTTTTTCCGCGCCAATTCCTCGCCTCTGCTGTCGCCTTGTTTCTGGCTTTGTCGGTGTGGACGATCGCACCTGCGGCCCATGCTTTCAACAACCCCGATTTGTTGCCGCAAGTTCAGACGCCGATTATTGACTTAGCTAAAGCCCTTACGGATATTGAAGAAGAGGGACTGGCCAAAAATTTAAACGCCTTTGAAGCCGAAACAGGTTGGAAGCTGCGAGTGCTGACTCAGTACGATCGCACGCCCGGTTTGGCTGTCAAAAGTTATTGGGGCTTGGATAATAAAAGCGTGTTGCTAGTTGCTGACCCCCGCGGTGGCAATTTGCTGAATTTTAATGTGGGCGATGCACTGTATCCGCTGCTGCCGCGCACTTTTTGGGTGGAACTGCAAACCCGCTACGGTAATCAGTTTTTTGTGCGGGACAATGGCGAAGATAGATCGATCATTGAATCTTTGGAGTCGATAGAAGGCTGTTTGCGTCAGGGCGGGTGCCGCGTGGTTCCCGGTTTGCCTAGGGAACAGTGGGTGCTGACTTTAATTACATCGGTGCTTGGCGGCGTGATCTGCGGGTTTGCGGCTCAGCCTCGGAAACCGGGACAGGGTGTGGCTTGGCAGTGGGCGCTGATTTTTTCGCCGCTGTGGGGGATTCTGTTTTTGGCTTTCGGACTTGGGCCTGTGGTAACTCGGACTTCCGACTGGCTGCCTGTGGCTCGGAATGTGGCCGGTTTTGCGATCGGGGCTTTGGTAGCATTTTTGACTCCAGTATTGGGCAAGTCTCCTTCAGAGGAAACTTAG
- a CDS encoding nuclear transport factor 2 family protein yields MPDKSALLIELLRAAYAAFNARDIDAALATMTPDVAWPRAFKGGFVRGHEEIRAYWTEQWSEINGNVEPIAFHPEEGGRILVDVHQVVRDLAGSVIADEQVGHRFTIEHGLIQVMEICPLPLSGH; encoded by the coding sequence ATGCCAGATAAATCTGCACTCCTAATTGAACTGCTACGCGCGGCCTACGCTGCCTTCAACGCGCGAGATATTGACGCCGCCCTCGCCACAATGACTCCTGACGTGGCTTGGCCGCGAGCGTTCAAAGGCGGTTTTGTCCGTGGCCATGAAGAAATCCGCGCTTACTGGACGGAGCAATGGAGCGAGATCAATGGGAATGTGGAGCCGATTGCCTTTCACCCAGAGGAGGGCGGGCGGATTTTAGTCGATGTGCATCAGGTCGTGCGCGATCTGGCTGGAAGCGTGATTGCTGATGAGCAGGTTGGTCATCGCTTCACCATTGAGCATGGCTTGATTCAAGTCATGGAAATCTGTCCACTTCCATTGTCCGGCCACTGA
- a CDS encoding AAA family ATPase has translation MTDLLKLQETARYNERSLKTLVRSITMSQQQFSLILVRCNYEQLRQHIAQRLREMSPVPIQDIVLPASVKTLYTTLRANTFPSGSSPVGSASAVMVFGLETVVAIDELMASTNQVRDEFRKNFSCPVILWVTDDIVNKMIRLAPDFKSWAAATIKFEMAVDELINFLTQRADTIFKVGEINQELGGSTAGTSPVFAAAGETDWDKRPTERETLAGEPFLTLRAQPQNERASDVSFYSPLSPGNTLDLAIGSLSRRELELALKDLHNRGQELEPALKASLQFVLGRDYYVSDQTETALIHYQESLAFWQQQTGNWELANWEYSENRPTFSSCLSNPVPNILFLEREGIVLFHIALCHRLQAARNPVANRHHWEQAWISLEQSRNAFSLAERPELVAEVTAHLGQVLQRLKAWGELQALAENSLQLHFTYGTPSQLAQDYGFLAEVALQESRWSQARQLAELALAILDQTPNDLRLLIEDLRLGFEGNYPEFVGTNESSNDPKSKIQHPKSDRSSYLLLLARSLRQLGQWEAAVHSLELAQVQSEPKYDPRLYIDILTELQAVYFEQGEYLKAFRIKKTQRSIEYQYGFRAFIGASQLQQQRQAVNPSSPSAQNQAAIAASMTAYSRQKDINKLLERISRDDHKLTIIHGPSGVGKSSLVNAGLVPALKNITPGARDTLPVVIKVYSDWLVELENALNGALHDKQAEEERKLIAKGVQEIHKKSCSVIPARSSETSSFIIDQLRDNAENNLLTVLIFDQFEEFFFVSTSVAQRQLFYNFLRLFLNLPYVKVILCLREDYLHYLLDCDRFPDLDAINNNILDKSIRYQLRSFSLKDARAVIGHLTERAEYYLDPALIDAFVADLADELQEVRPIELQVVGAQLQEEGITSLSQYQQLGDNPKAELVKRSLEGVISDCGLVNEDAAWKILFSLTDERGVRLIKTKHELSLVTGQQPAEAAETELLATGNRGRIPLQLEFAKQPEIAPNKTDNLELILDILVGHGLLFLLREAPEDRYQLVHDYLVRPIRQRFGLEARLHKAEADKKMSQAQLYRANTFLKQMLGVAAIGVMLLTSSTIAAVNFWWRAVGQKQLAVAQTQRAEISTLTAASEALYFSNNKFDAMMESLRAGKKWRQIEHSQEMHTLKDTEILISAALQQAVYGVKELNRLEGHGDVVWGLSFSPDGQTIASASVDKTVKLWKRDGTMLATFKGHTNSVACVAFSPDNKTIASASLDKTVKLWKTDGTILATLTGHTNSVTSVTFSPDGQTIASASRDKTVKLWKSDGTLLRTIEQQAPVNWLSFSRDGKSVAVASDDGSVKLWSSDGKLIATLWHSENKKPLKVYAVSFSPDGETIATAGEDTTVKIWNIAALKHPGTKKSTRANGELLATLRGHSKWVFGVSFSPDGQTLASGGADGTVKLWSLTNVGDKRPTDASNIKPESRLLRTFEGHADRVTQVSFSPDGKTLASASFDKTVRLWRLDDVPLKTLDGHQNRVQSVTFSPDGQLLASASTDKTIKIWSRTGLLLETLEGHTQRVSSVSFSPDGQLLASASYDKTVKVWNLKEDRIKNILPCPSAPLFPCSPSVLLTLEGHADSVMSVSFSPDSEIIASASKDKTVKLWTRNGRLIKTLTGHKGWVTGVTFSPNGEMLASASDDGTVRLWNRDGGLLRTFEGAHNSFVLGVAFSPDGKMLASAGYDNSVKLWKVDGTLVATLLKGSSDSVTSVSFSPDGLLVASGSYDHKVKLWSRSGTLLKTLTGHRDSVMSVSFSPDGKVLASAGRDNRVILWNLDLDDLLVRGCDWVGDYLRTNPNVSDRDRRLCDGVATKSQL, from the coding sequence ATGACCGATCTGCTTAAACTACAAGAAACTGCCAGGTACAACGAGCGATCGCTCAAAACTCTGGTACGCTCGATCACGATGTCTCAACAGCAATTCTCGCTAATTTTGGTGCGGTGCAACTACGAGCAGTTGCGCCAGCACATAGCACAGCGCCTGCGAGAAATGTCCCCAGTTCCAATTCAAGATATCGTCCTGCCAGCTTCAGTCAAAACTCTCTACACTACCCTGCGGGCAAATACTTTCCCCAGCGGGTCTTCGCCTGTCGGTTCTGCCTCGGCTGTGATGGTATTCGGCTTAGAAACAGTAGTAGCGATCGACGAACTGATGGCCTCTACAAATCAAGTGCGAGACGAATTTCGCAAAAATTTTTCCTGTCCAGTCATTTTGTGGGTAACAGATGACATCGTGAATAAAATGATTCGTCTGGCTCCGGATTTCAAAAGTTGGGCCGCCGCCACCATAAAATTTGAAATGGCCGTTGACGAATTAATTAATTTCCTCACGCAACGCGCGGATACCATATTTAAAGTAGGCGAAATCAACCAAGAACTGGGGGGCAGCACCGCTGGCACTAGCCCCGTCTTTGCCGCCGCCGGAGAAACCGACTGGGACAAACGCCCCACGGAGCGGGAAACCCTCGCCGGAGAACCGTTTCTCACCCTGAGAGCTCAACCCCAAAACGAACGAGCATCAGATGTCAGTTTTTATTCGCCTTTGAGTCCTGGCAATACCCTCGATTTGGCGATCGGCTCTTTGTCGCGTCGAGAACTAGAATTAGCTTTAAAAGATCTGCACAATCGCGGTCAAGAACTAGAACCCGCCCTCAAAGCCAGCCTGCAATTCGTTCTGGGTCGAGATTACTATGTCAGCGACCAAACCGAAACCGCCTTAATTCACTACCAAGAAAGCCTAGCATTTTGGCAGCAGCAAACCGGCAACTGGGAACTGGCAAACTGGGAATATTCCGAAAACCGACCAACTTTCTCCTCTTGTTTGTCGAATCCTGTCCCCAATATTTTATTTTTAGAGAGAGAAGGGATCGTGCTGTTTCACATAGCTTTGTGTCACCGCCTGCAAGCAGCGCGCAATCCCGTAGCCAACCGCCACCACTGGGAACAAGCTTGGATTAGCCTGGAACAATCTAGAAATGCTTTCTCTCTTGCAGAGCGCCCGGAATTGGTAGCTGAGGTGACAGCACACCTGGGACAAGTGCTGCAACGCCTGAAAGCTTGGGGAGAGTTGCAAGCATTAGCGGAAAACTCTTTGCAGTTGCACTTCACTTACGGTACTCCCAGCCAACTAGCTCAAGATTACGGCTTTTTGGCAGAAGTTGCGCTGCAAGAGTCGAGATGGAGTCAAGCCCGCCAGCTAGCCGAGTTGGCTTTGGCAATTTTGGATCAAACCCCTAACGATTTGAGATTGCTGATTGAAGATTTGAGATTGGGGTTTGAGGGAAATTATCCAGAATTTGTAGGTACTAACGAGTCGAGTAACGATCCCAAATCTAAAATTCAACATCCCAAATCCGATCGCAGTTCGTATCTGTTACTGTTAGCCCGAAGCTTGCGACAGTTAGGCCAGTGGGAAGCGGCGGTGCATTCTTTAGAATTGGCTCAAGTTCAAAGCGAGCCGAAGTACGATCCCCGCCTTTACATTGATATTTTGACTGAACTGCAAGCGGTTTATTTTGAGCAGGGAGAGTATCTCAAAGCTTTTCGGATTAAAAAAACCCAGCGCTCGATCGAGTATCAATACGGATTTAGAGCTTTTATCGGAGCTAGCCAATTGCAGCAGCAGCGACAAGCGGTCAATCCTTCGAGCCCGTCAGCTCAAAATCAAGCGGCGATCGCAGCGTCGATGACAGCTTATTCGCGCCAAAAAGACATCAATAAGTTGCTCGAAAGAATTAGCCGGGACGACCATAAATTAACTATTATTCACGGGCCCAGCGGAGTCGGGAAAAGTTCTCTAGTCAACGCCGGCTTAGTACCTGCTCTGAAAAATATTACTCCGGGGGCGCGCGATACCTTGCCCGTAGTAATCAAAGTTTACAGCGACTGGCTGGTGGAATTAGAAAATGCTTTGAACGGCGCACTGCACGACAAACAAGCCGAAGAAGAAAGGAAATTAATCGCCAAAGGAGTACAGGAAATACACAAAAAAAGTTGCTCTGTTATCCCCGCTCGCAGCTCGGAAACTTCTTCTTTTATTATAGATCAATTGCGCGACAATGCCGAAAATAATTTGTTGACAGTGCTGATTTTCGATCAATTTGAAGAATTTTTCTTTGTATCGACCTCAGTGGCACAAAGACAGCTTTTTTATAACTTTTTGCGCTTGTTTTTGAACCTGCCTTATGTCAAGGTAATTTTGTGCTTGCGCGAAGATTATTTGCACTACTTGCTCGACTGCGATCGCTTCCCCGACCTCGACGCCATTAACAATAATATTCTCGACAAAAGCATCCGCTACCAACTGCGGAGTTTTTCGCTCAAAGATGCGCGGGCTGTGATCGGACACTTGACAGAACGGGCGGAATATTATTTAGATCCGGCACTGATCGATGCCTTCGTGGCAGATTTAGCAGACGAACTGCAAGAAGTGCGACCGATCGAACTACAGGTGGTGGGAGCGCAACTGCAAGAAGAAGGAATTACAAGTTTATCACAATACCAGCAATTGGGCGACAATCCCAAAGCAGAATTAGTCAAGCGATCGCTCGAAGGAGTCATCTCGGACTGCGGCTTGGTTAACGAAGACGCAGCCTGGAAAATCTTGTTTTCCCTGACAGATGAAAGAGGAGTGCGCCTGATCAAAACCAAACACGAACTCTCGTTAGTGACAGGCCAGCAGCCCGCAGAGGCGGCAGAAACTGAATTGTTGGCGACCGGAAACAGGGGCAGAATTCCGCTACAGCTAGAGTTCGCAAAACAACCTGAAATCGCACCCAATAAAACCGACAATCTCGAATTAATTTTAGACATTTTAGTCGGGCACGGATTGTTATTTTTGCTGCGGGAAGCGCCGGAAGACCGCTATCAATTAGTACACGACTATTTAGTGCGGCCGATCCGCCAAAGATTTGGCTTAGAAGCCAGACTGCACAAAGCAGAAGCAGACAAAAAGATGAGTCAAGCACAGCTCTACCGAGCGAATACTTTTCTCAAACAAATGCTGGGAGTAGCAGCGATCGGAGTCATGCTGCTAACCAGTTCCACCATCGCCGCCGTCAACTTTTGGTGGCGGGCAGTCGGTCAAAAACAACTAGCTGTCGCTCAAACTCAGCGAGCCGAAATCAGTACCTTAACCGCAGCTTCTGAAGCTCTTTATTTCTCAAACAACAAATTTGACGCCATGATGGAAAGTTTGAGAGCGGGTAAAAAGTGGAGACAGATCGAACACTCCCAGGAAATGCACACGCTCAAGGACACAGAAATTTTGATTTCTGCCGCCCTCCAGCAGGCAGTTTATGGGGTCAAAGAACTCAACCGGTTGGAGGGACACGGCGATGTAGTTTGGGGTCTGAGTTTCAGTCCTGACGGTCAAACAATAGCTTCTGCCAGCGTGGATAAAACTGTCAAACTGTGGAAGCGGGACGGCACGATGCTGGCAACTTTTAAAGGTCACACTAACAGCGTGGCTTGTGTGGCGTTCAGTCCAGATAACAAAACTATCGCCTCGGCAAGTTTAGATAAAACTGTCAAACTTTGGAAAACTGACGGCACAATACTGGCAACTTTGACAGGTCACACTAACAGCGTTACTAGCGTCACTTTTAGCCCCGACGGTCAAACGATCGCCAGTGCATCTAGAGACAAAACAGTCAAACTGTGGAAAAGTGACGGTACGTTGCTCAGAACGATCGAACAACAAGCTCCGGTAAATTGGCTCAGCTTCAGCCGCGACGGCAAAAGCGTCGCTGTAGCCAGCGATGACGGTAGTGTAAAACTGTGGAGTTCTGACGGCAAGTTAATCGCGACTCTGTGGCACAGCGAAAACAAAAAACCCTTGAAAGTTTACGCCGTCAGTTTCTCGCCCGACGGTGAAACCATCGCCACTGCTGGAGAAGACACGACGGTAAAAATCTGGAACATCGCTGCACTCAAACACCCTGGAACCAAAAAATCAACAAGGGCTAACGGCGAACTGCTAGCAACATTGCGGGGTCACAGCAAGTGGGTATTTGGTGTCAGTTTCTCTCCCGACGGACAAACACTGGCTTCTGGAGGTGCAGATGGAACTGTCAAACTTTGGAGTCTGACTAATGTTGGTGACAAACGCCCGACCGATGCTAGCAATATTAAACCGGAAAGCCGCTTGTTGAGAACTTTTGAGGGACACGCCGATCGAGTTACTCAGGTAAGTTTTAGCCCCGATGGTAAAACCTTGGCTTCAGCAAGTTTTGATAAAACTGTCCGGCTGTGGCGCCTCGATGATGTACCGCTCAAAACTCTAGACGGACACCAAAACCGGGTGCAAAGCGTTACTTTCAGCCCCGATGGCCAGCTACTGGCTTCTGCTTCAACAGACAAAACCATCAAAATCTGGAGCCGCACGGGACTTTTGCTCGAAACCTTGGAAGGACATACTCAGAGAGTCTCCAGCGTCAGTTTCAGTCCCGACGGCCAGCTACTGGCTTCTGCGAGTTATGACAAAACGGTGAAAGTCTGGAACCTCAAAGAAGATCGGATTAAGAATATTCTGCCTTGTCCTTCGGCTCCGCTGTTCCCGTGTTCGCCCTCTGTGTTGTTGACTCTCGAAGGCCACGCCGACAGCGTGATGAGCGTTAGTTTTAGTCCCGACAGCGAGATAATCGCTTCGGCGAGCAAAGACAAGACGGTGAAACTGTGGACGAGAAACGGCAGGTTGATTAAGACTTTGACGGGACACAAAGGTTGGGTGACTGGGGTGACATTCAGCCCCAACGGAGAAATGCTGGCTTCTGCGAGCGATGACGGTACTGTCAGACTCTGGAATCGGGACGGTGGTTTGCTGAGGACTTTTGAAGGGGCTCACAATAGTTTTGTGTTGGGGGTGGCTTTTAGCCCTGATGGTAAAATGCTGGCTTCGGCGGGTTACGACAATTCGGTGAAGCTGTGGAAGGTTGACGGGACTTTGGTAGCGACGCTGCTCAAGGGTTCTAGTGACAGCGTTACTAGCGTGAGTTTTAGCCCGGATGGTTTGTTGGTGGCTTCGGGCAGTTACGATCACAAGGTGAAGCTGTGGAGCCGCAGCGGAACGTTGCTGAAAACTTTGACCGGTCACAGGGATAGCGTGATGAGCGTGAGTTTTAGCCCGGATGGCAAGGTTCTGGCTTCTGCTGGGCGCGACAATCGCGTGATTTTGTGGAATTTGGATCTGGACGATTTGCTGGTGAGGGGCTGCGATTGGGTGGGGGATTATCTCAGAACTAATCCTAATGTGAGCGATCGCGATCGGCGTCTCTGTGATGGGGTGGCGACCAAATCTCAGCTTTAG
- a CDS encoding ATP-binding protein — translation MIALELDRFYKACNPSKTLVAGDPGDYQYYIDFGSVRGGKIIESLQRTITRISPDQPTCQLFTGHIGCGKSTELFRLKAELEQDGFCVVYFESSQDLDMGDVDISDILLSIARQVSETMESARIKLRPSYFTNLFAEVAEFLQTPIDLSAEAELSIGIARVTAKTKDSPKLRSQLRQYLEPRTNSILQSINEELLDRANAELKHQGKKGLAVIVDNLDRLDPSVKPSGRTQPEYLFLDRGEQLKKLNCHVVYTIPLTLIFSNDFGRLASRFGVKPKVMPMVPVQMRSGEDHIEGMALLRQLVLARAFPTVPPAQRINLITKVFDSPETLDRLCRISGGHVRNLLMLLYSCLQHEDPPFSRECLESVIQEYRDDLLGAINDTEWELLFQVVKRQSVTGEEESQILLRSMFVFEYRDQEGRWFGINPALAETKKYQEWQQRAHQK, via the coding sequence GTGATCGCACTCGAATTAGACAGATTTTATAAAGCCTGCAACCCGAGCAAGACCCTGGTCGCAGGAGACCCAGGAGATTATCAATACTACATCGATTTTGGTTCCGTACGGGGCGGCAAAATCATTGAATCTTTACAGCGAACCATCACCCGGATCTCCCCCGACCAGCCAACCTGTCAGCTATTTACAGGACATATCGGCTGTGGCAAATCTACTGAATTGTTTCGACTCAAAGCTGAGCTAGAGCAAGATGGTTTTTGCGTCGTCTACTTCGAGTCTTCCCAAGACTTAGACATGGGCGATGTAGACATCAGCGATATTTTGCTGAGCATTGCTCGCCAAGTCAGCGAAACGATGGAATCCGCCAGAATCAAACTCAGACCGAGCTACTTTACCAATCTGTTTGCAGAAGTGGCAGAATTTTTGCAGACTCCCATAGATTTGTCAGCGGAAGCCGAGTTATCTATAGGCATTGCTCGAGTTACTGCTAAAACTAAAGATTCTCCCAAACTGCGATCGCAACTCAGGCAATATCTCGAACCCCGCACCAATAGCATATTGCAGTCGATCAACGAAGAACTCCTCGATCGAGCTAACGCCGAACTCAAGCACCAAGGCAAAAAAGGACTCGCAGTCATCGTGGACAACCTCGATCGCCTCGACCCTTCGGTCAAACCCAGCGGACGCACCCAGCCAGAATACTTGTTTTTAGACCGCGGCGAACAGTTGAAAAAACTCAATTGCCACGTCGTCTATACGATTCCTCTGACTTTGATTTTTTCCAACGACTTTGGCCGTCTCGCCAGTCGATTTGGAGTCAAACCCAAGGTGATGCCGATGGTACCAGTGCAAATGCGATCGGGCGAGGATCACATCGAAGGAATGGCACTGTTGCGGCAACTCGTATTGGCTAGAGCTTTCCCCACAGTTCCTCCGGCTCAACGCATCAATTTGATTACTAAAGTATTTGACTCTCCCGAAACTTTAGACAGGCTCTGCCGGATTAGTGGTGGCCATGTTCGCAATCTACTGATGCTCTTGTATAGCTGTTTGCAGCACGAAGATCCCCCCTTCTCTCGCGAATGCCTCGAAAGCGTTATTCAAGAATATCGCGATGACCTTTTGGGAGCCATCAATGACACGGAATGGGAACTGCTGTTTCAAGTCGTCAAGCGACAAAGTGTAACCGGCGAAGAAGAATCTCAAATCTTGTTGCGGAGTATGTTTGTTTTTGAATACCGAGATCAAGAAGGTCGCTGGTTTGGTATCAATCCAGCCCTAGCAGAAACCAAAAAATATCAGGAGTGGCAGCAGCGCGCTCACCAAAAATAG
- a CDS encoding FtsQ-type POTRA domain-containing protein: MASFGAVSQTELGRRREELRRIRRARSAAVVWQTVAAGAMAAGLLWWIGQPAWLIARSEQVKVEGNQWLSDKAVRSLVPLSYPQSLWGIQPQTLAQKLESTGPIAKAKVTRNLFPPSLTVEVVERLPVAVAQPTAVLKSSDKEKVGWLDARGGWMPSDSYAAVRSQNSSIVPGSAQGTQPQHSLPTLKVIGSLEQYRASWAKFYQGLSGLTVKVFEIDWQNPNNLILKTEIGTVHLGPYSSKTASQLQVLDRMRQLPKQLDSSKIAYIDLKNPAAPIVHLPEPPPSLESSTPAPTPGTN; this comes from the coding sequence ATGGCTAGTTTTGGAGCAGTTTCTCAAACAGAGTTAGGGCGCAGACGCGAAGAGTTGCGGCGGATTCGTCGCGCTCGCTCGGCGGCCGTGGTGTGGCAAACGGTGGCAGCGGGGGCGATGGCTGCTGGTTTGCTGTGGTGGATTGGACAGCCAGCTTGGTTGATTGCCCGATCGGAACAAGTAAAGGTAGAGGGCAATCAGTGGCTCTCGGACAAGGCCGTGCGCTCTTTGGTACCGCTGTCTTACCCGCAGTCGTTGTGGGGGATTCAACCTCAGACCCTGGCGCAAAAGCTGGAGTCAACGGGGCCGATCGCCAAAGCGAAGGTGACTCGCAACTTGTTTCCGCCTTCTTTGACTGTAGAAGTGGTAGAACGGCTGCCGGTGGCGGTGGCGCAGCCGACGGCGGTGTTGAAATCTAGCGACAAGGAAAAAGTGGGGTGGCTGGATGCTCGCGGAGGTTGGATGCCGTCGGATAGTTATGCTGCTGTGCGATCGCAGAATAGTTCGATCGTTCCAGGCAGCGCTCAGGGAACGCAGCCTCAGCATTCTTTGCCAACTTTAAAAGTTATTGGGTCTTTGGAACAGTATCGCGCCTCTTGGGCGAAGTTTTACCAAGGACTCAGTGGCTTGACGGTAAAAGTGTTCGAGATAGATTGGCAAAACCCAAATAATTTGATCTTGAAAACAGAGATCGGTACGGTACACTTAGGGCCGTACAGTTCTAAGACGGCTTCGCAACTTCAGGTTTTAGACCGAATGCGACAATTGCCAAAACAGCTAGATTCAAGCAAAATAGCCTACATTGACTTGAAAAATCCTGCTGCCCCGATCGTCCACTTGCCAGAACCCCCCCCTAGTTTGGAGAGTTCAACTCCCGCACCAACTCCGGGCACCAATTGA
- the ftsZ gene encoding cell division protein FtsZ, whose amino-acid sequence MKLNNSQGSDQDSPPSEEVKNFPVAIDSANPFRRKSGYVNVDSIDIDPMVNPKDIMPSSAAKIKVIGVGGGGGNAVNRMIASEVSGVEFWCVNTDSQALVLSNAPKRLQVGQKLTRGLGAGGNPAIGQKAAEESRDEVANALNHADLVFITAGMGGGTGTGAAPIVAEVAKEMGALTVGIVTRPFTFEGRRRTSQAEEGIAALQSRVDTLIVIPNDKLLSVISEQMPVQEAFRVADDILRQGVQGISDIITIPGLVNVDFADVRAVMADAGSALMGIGVGSGKSRAREAAMQAISSPLLEASSIEGARGVVFNITGGTDMTLHEVNAAAETIYEVVDPNANIIFGAVIDERLQGEIKITVIATGFSGEMISSSQASRTQNVNAPWRAATVPVTPAQQPQDAKAKPQDFGLDIPEFLRNRRPSK is encoded by the coding sequence ATGAAGCTTAATAATAGTCAGGGGTCTGACCAAGACAGTCCCCCTTCGGAAGAAGTAAAAAATTTTCCGGTGGCAATCGATTCCGCCAATCCGTTTAGACGCAAGTCTGGTTATGTAAATGTAGATAGTATTGATATAGATCCTATGGTCAATCCCAAAGACATAATGCCCAGCAGTGCCGCCAAAATTAAAGTAATTGGCGTCGGCGGGGGTGGCGGCAACGCAGTTAACCGGATGATTGCGAGCGAGGTTTCTGGCGTCGAGTTTTGGTGCGTGAATACCGATTCCCAAGCTCTGGTGCTGTCAAATGCTCCGAAACGCTTGCAAGTAGGCCAAAAATTGACGCGGGGTTTGGGCGCGGGCGGCAATCCGGCGATCGGACAAAAGGCAGCAGAAGAATCTCGCGACGAAGTTGCTAATGCTTTGAATCACGCCGATTTAGTGTTTATCACGGCCGGCATGGGCGGGGGTACGGGCACGGGCGCGGCTCCGATTGTGGCGGAAGTGGCTAAGGAAATGGGCGCTTTGACTGTGGGCATAGTAACGCGGCCTTTCACGTTTGAGGGACGGCGGCGCACCAGCCAAGCTGAAGAAGGAATCGCCGCTTTGCAAAGCCGGGTGGATACGCTGATCGTGATTCCCAACGACAAGCTGCTGTCGGTTATTTCGGAACAAATGCCCGTACAAGAAGCTTTCCGAGTTGCTGACGATATCCTGCGCCAAGGGGTTCAGGGTATTTCTGACATTATTACAATTCCCGGTTTGGTGAATGTTGACTTTGCTGACGTGCGGGCTGTAATGGCGGATGCGGGTTCAGCTTTGATGGGTATCGGCGTGGGATCTGGCAAGTCGCGGGCTAGGGAAGCTGCAATGCAGGCTATTTCTTCGCCACTGCTGGAAGCTTCGTCTATTGAGGGCGCTAGAGGTGTCGTGTTTAACATCACTGGCGGTACTGACATGACGCTGCATGAGGTGAATGCGGCGGCTGAGACGATTTACGAAGTTGTAGATCCCAATGCCAATATTATTTTTGGAGCAGTGATTGACGAGCGGCTTCAGGGCGAAATTAAGATTACTGTGATCGCTACTGGTTTTTCCGGGGAAATGATCTCATCGTCTCAGGCTTCGCGCACGCAAAATGTTAATGCTCCTTGGCGGGCTGCAACTGTGCCGGTGACTCCAGCTCAACAGCCACAGGATGCAAAAGCAAAACCGCAGGATTTCGGATTGGATATTCCTGAGTTTTTGCGGAATCGCCGCCCAAGCAAATAA